The window GAGAAGCCATTAATTTCATGGGTGAGAAAAGCTTGTGGCGCCATATCTATGTATGGTCTGGGGTATGGCAGGGAATGGGATGGAGTTCGGTTATTTATTTTGCAGCACTTTCCTCAGTAAGTCCCGAACTGCACGAGGCAGCCCGCATGGATGGGGCAAGTAAGTTCCAAATGGTCCGTTACATTGATTTCCCAAGTATCATTCCTACTGCCACCATATTACTTATTCTAAGTTGTGGAAGTATATTGTCTGTTGGATTTGAAAAAGTGTTCTTACTGCAAAATGATTTGAATTTAAGTGTATCACAAGTGATATCAACCTATGTGTATAAAGTGGGATTAATCGATAATAATATCTCCTATTCCTCTGCCATTGGTTTGTTTAATTCAGGTGTCAATGCTTTGCTTTTGATTGCCGTCAATAGGATATCTAAGAAACTGTCAGGCATTAGTTTATGGTAAGGAGAGGTAGAGGATGAAAAAAACAGTACATGCAAGACAAGATAAGATATATGACATTACCATTTTTATCATTTTAAGCATTATATTTTTAATTGTGGCTTATCCACTGTATTTTATTGTGATATCTTCTGTCAGTAACCCAGAGGCTGTAGCCAGTGGTCAAGTTTTCCTCTATCCTATTGGTTTAACGTTAAAAGGATATGGAGAAGTGTTCAAAAATAATGAAGTGATGACAGGTTTTTTGAACTCATTATTTTATACTTTTTGTGGCGTTTTACTCAACTTAACCGTAACATTACCTACAGCTTTTGCTCTATCTAGAGATAAGTTTAATGGAAAGAAACTGGTGACAATCTTCTATATGATTACCATGTTTGTCAGTGGAGGTATGATACCCACGTATCTCGTTGTTAAGAATCTCCATCTACTAGACTCCATGTTTGCACTGATCTTGCCAGGTGCATTGGGTGTTTACAATATGATCGTAGCCCGAACATTTTTTAAGATGAATATATCCGAAGAGTTATATGATGCAGCAGCTATTGATGGCTGCGGTGACGGGAAGTTTTTCTTTCGTATTGCATTGCCCCTTTCAAAAGCCATTATTGCCATCATGGTATTGTATTATGGTGTTGGGCATTGGAATTCATATTTTTCAGCCTTACTCTACATAAAATCAGAAGCCAAGTTTCCATTACAGTTAGTGTTACGTTCCATACTGGTCCAGAATGAAAGCCATTTAAAACAAGCCATGACAACAGCAGCTCAGATCAAAGCAATGGAAGAGAAACGCCAGTTAATGGAACTCATGAAATATTCGCTGATTATAATTTCCAGTATCCCTGTATTAGTCATGTATCCTTTTGTGCAAAAGCATTTTGTTAAAGGTGTGATGATTGGTTCTATTAAGGGATAAAGTATGATGAACTTAACGTCTTACACACGATGGAAGCAAATGCCAAGGCAGTTTAACAGGCTAAGTCGTGATGCATAATTAAGACGTAGTTATAAATAAAAGGAGGCGTTTTAATGAAGAAAAAACAATGGGTTACTGTGTTACTCATCCTAGCCGTGAGTATGATGACAATTTTATCAGGATGCAGCAGTAACAAAGACAATGATAAGAAAAAAACGGCAAAAGAAGTCAATACACAGGTGGATGATTCTGGAAAAGTAAATGGTCTCATGTATAAAGAAGGATTACCCATTGTTGACCCGGGTGATTATTCCTTTTCCATCTTTACAGATGGGGATAAAACAACAGATGATTTCTATCTGATGCCTGTTTTAAAGGAACAAACAGGTATCGACGTGGATGTTCAGCTATTTTCTTATGAGGTTGCCAAAGAAAGATACAGCCTTGCTTTGAATTCAGGTGATTATGCCGATTGTATTGGAGGCTGGGTATTGTCTTCCACAGACATTCTTAAGTTTGGTGTGGATATGGGTACATTTATTCCCCTAGAAGATTATTTTGAAGCCTTCGCTCCTAATATTTCAGCTGTTCTTGAATTAGAGGGTGTGCGTGAAAAAATGACTGCTCCAGACGGACACATTTATTCCATACCTTATGTCCTAGCAGCCCCAGAGGTGGATTTTAATCCTTACATCAATACACGCTGGTTAGAGAACCTTGGTCTTGAAGTGCCTCAGACCACAGAAGACCTAAAGAAGGTGCTAACAGCCTTTAAAGAAAAAGACGCTAATGGCAATGGGGACACCGATGATGAAATTCCATTTTCATTCAGCCCAGATAACAAAAACATCGGTTACATGGCAGGATATTTCGGTATGTCCTTGAATGAATACGGTTTTACAATGGTGGGTGATGAATTAGTATTTGGTGCCAATCAAGAACCTTATAAAGACATTATCATGTACATGAGCGATCTCTATAAAAACGGTTTATTGGATCAAGAAATGTTTACACAAGATGCTGCCCAGTGGAAAGCTAAAGGTGGTCAAGATCTCTATGGCGTATGCATGATGTATGGCAGTGGCGATATCATGCCTTATGAAGCAGGAGAAACACCAGATTGGATACCCCTTCCTGTGTTAAGCAGTGAAAAATGCGATGAACCTGTTTGGTTCAGAGATACCTATGGTACAACCGTTCTTAAAAATCAAGTGGTTGTAACAGATAATGCCAAGAACCCTGAAGCCATTGTCAGATGGTGGGATAACTTGTTTGAATTAGAAAATTCCATACAGACCAATGGAGGTCCTCTCGGTATTGCTTTACATAAAAAAGATAACGGTTATGAAATCAATCAGACCAACATGACGCAAGAAGAAAAAGATACCTACAGCTGGATTAATCTGTTTCCACAATCCTTACCAAGGTACATACCAACGGATTTCAAGTTTTTAGAAAATCCTCCTTCTTATCCAGAAAAGGATAAGGTTGATGAAGCCTATGCGCCTTATTTACTTGAGAAGATTATTCCACCTTATTGGGCAACCTTAGAAGAAAGCTCAAGTTTATCGGAGCTTCAGACATCCATCACCGACTATATTACAGAAAAGACTGCGGAATGGATTGCTGGTCAGGCAGATGTGGAAGCTGAGTGGGACAGTTACTTAAAACAACTTAATAAATTGAAGTTAGATGACTATATCCAGATACGCCAAAACGCGATTAAAGCGTCAAAGAATTAAAGTTGTAAGCAATAATATATGAAAGATGGATGTGAGTATTCCTTACAACCATCTTTCGTATACCATGAGATGGTAAAACAGGCAATATGACCGTTGTATAAGATGAAGCTGACAAAGATGGAGGAAGAGCATGTCAGAATCAAAAGCACCAAATCTGATCAAAGAAGAAATGATAGAAGAAGGGGTACACAATTATAGTACGAAGAGGAGCTATGTGTCTCCTACGGATCAAAAGGTGTTGGATAAGCTGAATTGGTTTCAAGACCAAAAGTTAGCCCTCATGATGCATTGGGGTCCTTATTCTCAGTTAGGTATTGTGGAGTCATGGGCTCTTAGTGATGCAGATGCTGAATGGTCAAGACACGGTGTTGATTGGGAAGTAACAGGTGAAGCATTTAAGAAAGAATACTTTGATTTAAACAAAACCTTTAATCCCATACGTTTTCAACCTGAAAAATGGGCAGCTATTGCAGCGGAAGCCGGTATACGGTATTTTATCTTTACCACAAAACATCATGATGGCTTTTGCATGTGGGATACTCAGTATTCAGACTATAAGATATCAGGAGAAGACTGCCCATTCCATAAGCATCGCTATGCAGATATATGCGCGCACTTATTTGAAGCCTTCCGTAAAAAAGGCA is drawn from Vallitalea pronyensis and contains these coding sequences:
- a CDS encoding type 2 periplasmic-binding domain-containing protein → MKKKQWVTVLLILAVSMMTILSGCSSNKDNDKKKTAKEVNTQVDDSGKVNGLMYKEGLPIVDPGDYSFSIFTDGDKTTDDFYLMPVLKEQTGIDVDVQLFSYEVAKERYSLALNSGDYADCIGGWVLSSTDILKFGVDMGTFIPLEDYFEAFAPNISAVLELEGVREKMTAPDGHIYSIPYVLAAPEVDFNPYINTRWLENLGLEVPQTTEDLKKVLTAFKEKDANGNGDTDDEIPFSFSPDNKNIGYMAGYFGMSLNEYGFTMVGDELVFGANQEPYKDIIMYMSDLYKNGLLDQEMFTQDAAQWKAKGGQDLYGVCMMYGSGDIMPYEAGETPDWIPLPVLSSEKCDEPVWFRDTYGTTVLKNQVVVTDNAKNPEAIVRWWDNLFELENSIQTNGGPLGIALHKKDNGYEINQTNMTQEEKDTYSWINLFPQSLPRYIPTDFKFLENPPSYPEKDKVDEAYAPYLLEKIIPPYWATLEESSSLSELQTSITDYITEKTAEWIAGQADVEAEWDSYLKQLNKLKLDDYIQIRQNAIKASKN
- a CDS encoding carbohydrate ABC transporter permease, with translation MKKTVHARQDKIYDITIFIILSIIFLIVAYPLYFIVISSVSNPEAVASGQVFLYPIGLTLKGYGEVFKNNEVMTGFLNSLFYTFCGVLLNLTVTLPTAFALSRDKFNGKKLVTIFYMITMFVSGGMIPTYLVVKNLHLLDSMFALILPGALGVYNMIVARTFFKMNISEELYDAAAIDGCGDGKFFFRIALPLSKAIIAIMVLYYGVGHWNSYFSALLYIKSEAKFPLQLVLRSILVQNESHLKQAMTTAAQIKAMEEKRQLMELMKYSLIIISSIPVLVMYPFVQKHFVKGVMIGSIKG